TTTTTCTTgggttgtgtatttttgagatagggtctctcgaactatttgcccgggctggctttgaaccacgatcctcctgatctctgcctcccaagtagctaggattataggtgtgaccaccagcacccagcagcacTGCAATTTCTTGGCTGTGTAATCTCAGGCAGGTCCCTTAACCACTCTGAGCCTCAAATTCCTCTTTTGTAATACAGGGTTGGTTAgggtttgttgtttattttgagacatggtctcgctctgtagcccaggctggcctcaaactcctgacccttctgcctcagcctcctgggaactgggattacagctgtgccaCACAATGTCCTCCTCTTTTTGTAAGATAGGGTTCATAAAATTCCCTCCTTCCACTCCCTCATGGGGTGATTCTGAGGACCGAAGTGAAGAGTTTAGAGGTTGATACACAGTAGCATCATGAATTgtgactttctttctttgttttttttttaactattccaggaacggaaGCCAGGACCTTATGGAGGCTAAACTGGGACTctaccaccactgagctacacccccagccccattcAGCAAGATGACTGTGACTATCATTTTTTCTTCAGCACCTCTTACAGGCCGGGCATAATTCTTAGGGGCACTGTGCAAAAAAGTGGGTGGTCCTTGCCACCGGATTTTACATTGAAGTacagaaattagaaaacaaacaaacaaaaaagataaataaggtaATTTCAAAGTGTTACATGTTAAGAAGATAGTAAAGTGGAAGGTGACTTAGAAGACTGCGGGCGGGGGCTTCTGTTCCCAGGGTGGCCAGAGAAGgcctcctggaggaggtgacaatTTTGCAGAGACCTGAGATGCTGCTGGAGGCCATGGGAACAGTGTGAGAGGTAAAACACAAGGGCGTGGGAGAGACACGTCCCAGGCTTTGGGTCTCCCACCCCAAGAAGCTTAGGGGGCCCAAGTCCGGCCCCGGCACCCTCAGGGCTCGCAGCTCGCATCCAGGTGAGAAGCAGCGGGGCGGGGTCTTCCCGCGCCCCCGGAGCTGCGGCGCCACAGGGCGCGCTCGCCCCCTAGTGGAGGCTCCCGGAACTGCGCGGCGGCCAAGCCCAGGGACACCTGCCACCAAGGACCGCTGCCCATCTGCAAGTGCGCGGGGGGCCTCGCTCTCAGTCCCGCTCCATCCAAGCGCCTGACTGATCTCCAGCCTGTCCTTCTGCTGTCCTCTAGACACAGTCCACGGCAGTTAAGTCCTGTCAAGGGCTAAGGCGCCAAACTTTGTAGCAAAGTGGACCCCTTTATTTCTGTGCCACCCCTGTCCCCAGGGCGGCTCCACTTCAGAATCTACCTAGAAAgtcgggcgccggtggctcacaactgttatcccagctacttgggaggctgagatcaggaggatcgaggccaTTTCggacaaatagtttttgagacccccatgTCCAAAACaaccggagcaaaatggactgcaggggtggttcaagcgatagagcacctgttggtaagagtgaagtcctgagttcaaactccaatgccgccaaaagaaaaaaaaaggaaaaagtctttccttttccctaaaACATTTTCCTGTCCAGAAACAAGCACTGTGACTGGCTTCTTGTAAATACAGGAGTCTGTCCTTATCTAggttttcccttttctccatttGAGTTACCCAAGGGCCACTGCACTCGGAGAATATTAAATGGCAAATTTATAATGaataattataaatgaataatgaatcaCTCATAACTTTCAATTGCTCATTGTTCCAAGCAGCATGATGAAGTCTCTCACCTGTCCCCTTCATCCCACCTGGGACTTGAACCGCCCTTTGTCCAAGTAGCCATGCTGTGTATGCTACCCGCCCGTTAGTCACCCAGTGGACATCTCAGTTATCAGATGCGTGGACTTTGATATTATCTGATGTTTCAGGCACCCGCTAGGGACCTTGGGACATCCCCCCCCATGCATGAAGAAAGACTACTGTACTTACATATTTGTATCTCTGTCTCCTGTTCTTCTTCATCTTTATGGTTTTTATGAAGCTGGGGGTGGAACCAGGGCTTTGTGGTGCTGGGCAAGCGGGAGACTACTGAGCCCCATAGCGCTTCTATTGAAACACAAATGAAAGCAATTTTtgccttttctctaattcttgattttttgtttgtttgtttggttggttggttggtttttttttttttttttttttttggtagaactggggtttgaattgaagGTTTTTCACTTGCACTCCATTACTtgagcccattttgctctggttattttgaagagttggggatggtttgttttgttttgtttttgagatacagtcttgtgaactatttgcccggggttggcctagaaccaaactgtaatcctcctgatctcagcctcccaagtagctgggattacaggcatgagccaccagcatctggcttgaTCCTTAATTCTTCTGTGAACTATTTTGGACATTCAAGTAAATTTAAATAGAGGCATGGAAAGCATTCCTATAATCATCACCATAAATAAAACATTGTGGGTATTCTCACTCTAACTCTACCTCTCCCAACACTAAATTCGCCAACACAAATCCTGGtgggtggcccaagtggtagagcacctgcctagcctgtgtgagttcaaaccccagtgccaccaaaaataaataaatcttcgtGCCTGCATTTATGCTTTTCCTACTTATGTATCCATTCAGAAACAACAGaattgttttgtgtattttttcctaagttgcccaggctggccttgaacttgtgatctgcCTGCCTTAAGCCTTCCAGaggctggaactacaggtgtgcaccaccacctcAGCTCTTTATTTAAAGTTGCcacataattgtacatatttatggggtacagtgtgacatttcattGACCACATTGACCTTTTCTTTGCATGCTGGGAACACTCAAAATCCTCTTAGcaggtattttgaaatataaaattcattGTTGGCCACAGTTATCCTACCTTAAAAGTTATTCTTCCTACCTAACTGCACTCAATTTTAATTTACACATAAGAATTATTTCAACCTCTTTAGCAAATCCTCTATGGTTGagcatttgggttatttcccatatttttgttactataaaaAAAACTGgcagtcaggtatggtggttcacaactataatcccagcactcaagaggctaaggcaggaggctagagagtttgaggccagtttggactacacagtgaaactctgtctcaagaaCAATTTCAGATAAAATTGGAGTGTGGGGAATGTGTGGTTTTGGGGTCCCAGTCCATGACCAACTGGCTCAGTGGCTCTTGGCCTATGACACAtcaaggctagcccaagcaaacagaggccccatctccaaaataaccaaagcaaaatgaactgaaggtgtggctgcaatggtagagcacctgctttgcaaatgcagggccctgagttcaaaccccagtcctacaaaaaaaaaatggttatttattttttgtgtaatactggagtttgaactcatgaccttcaccttgaaccaccccagcagcccttttctgtaaaggatttttcaagatagggtctctcaaactatttgcccaggctggctttgatctgcgatcctcctgatctctgcctcctgagtagctgggattacaggtgtgaggcaatGGCGCCCAGCTAAGGTGGTTATTTTTACCTAATGTGTGTTTTGTCTcagtttatatattctttctctctctctctctctctctctctctctctctctctgtgtgtgtgtgtgtgtgtgttgtgtgtgtgtgtgtgtgtggtggtaccagggtttgaaatcaggggctCTGGGTCTCTCAAtgtttgctagggctggcctggacttatgcttcccaagtagctgggatgacaggtgtgcaccaccaagcctggcttatttGCTGacatggggtctcttgaactttttgcctgggctaggcttgccttgaaccttgatccacctgatctctgcctcattttttttttggtggtactggggattgaactcagaccctATTAATGTCGGGAATCAGTAATGCTTGTCTTGTGCTGCAGCCATGCCGTGGTTCacgcaaacatgaggccctgagttcaaatcccagtaccaacaaaaagcaaaacctttCCATAACCCACACCTACAATTACAGAAGACATGAGGTTgagatgggtgccagtggcttacagctgtaatcctagctactcaggaggcagagatcaggaagactgtggcttgaacccagcctgggcaaatagttctggagaccctatggtaaaaccccatcacaaataaaaaagggatcgtggagtggctcaaggtgtagaccttgagttcaaaccccagtatggggaTGGGGGAGTATATATGAGGTTGAGAGGGAAAGTAAGTTGCAAACTGACACATCGTAGGATATGTTTAATGtaaactgtttaaaaatatacACTGTACATTGTTCTCACAGTCAGGTAAGTAGAGACCAGAACAAGACAAGTGCCACCAGGATAAGCTCCCCTCCACTTCCCTTCCACATCCACCTTGCCTCCATCCCTTCGTGTGAGAAAACGTACACACCTGGAAATACACCATCTGAACCTTCCTGACGAGTACAATTCAATGGCACTGAAGTACACTCACATAGCTGATCACCACCATCTACCATCTACCTCCAGATCTTCTGTCACCTCTAACAGAAACTCTGCCCCCATCAAGCtgacccctctctctccctcccctcaggCCCTGGTAACCTCTGATCCACTGTCTCCTTAAGGCTGGGTGTAGCTTGGGGGGTCAGGGGATGCAAGAGGAccagcagaaaggaaaagaagaagggaaaaaatggcATATAGGAAATAAATTgttgcaataaataaaatataagctgtagcctgtaatcccagctacttgggaggctgagatcaggaacacacagttcgaggccagcccaggcaaatagtttgtgagacccccatctccaaaataaccagagaaaaatggactggcggtgtggttcaagcagtaaagtgcctgtttttcaagcatgaagccctgagtccaaacccagtcccaccaaaaaaacaaaccaaaaaaacacaaacTGGGTGCTGTaacacacacctgtagtcccaggcCAGAGGATCGAGTGATCCCAGGATTTTGAGGATCAGTCTGAGCAACACagggacaccctgtctcaaaaataaatagcattaGCCCacttttccccagtgctggggattgaacccacagctggtgcatgctaggcaagcactggaACACTGAGCCACACACATCAGCCCACTGGCAcaactttaaataaatattgttaagtataaacttaaatatttaaaagaaatgtctAGGAAAAGTGTAAGAAACATTTTTTCAATACAAAATCTTTGAGGCTGGTgtaatggcccaagtggtagagcacctgcctagcaagcatgaggccctgaattcaaaccccagcactgctaaagaaagaaagtggtagagaacttgtccCACAAgtacaaagtcttgagttcaaatctcagtactgctaaaaaataaaatctttaatcaGGACGttaaaaatcaaactttaaagcataaagcataaatatttaaatcaatGCTATCAGCATTTAATAATtgcttaaaattaaatgtaaatattaaaatctaatctgaaataaattttatttaaattgaaacATGAGGTAACCTGTAAGTAGGTGTTAAAAtcgaaatatttgtttttaagtatgtaaataattgtttaaaacataatttaagggctggggtgtggctcaagtggtacagcatattcctagcaagctcgaggcactgagtacaaatcccagtaccaaaaacagaAGTTCCGATGAGTGCAATGGGTTTCGTTTTTGTGggaaactggagtttgaactcagggctctgagcctgtaaagcaggcgttctaccccttgagccacacctccagtccattttgctctggttattttcgagatggtgccgctcaaactatttgcccaggctggcctcgaacctcgagCCTCCCGACCTGagcgtcccaagtagctgggattatagacctgtcCGACCACACCGGCTATGagttctattttaaaaaacaaaatttaaaaacagtaggACCTCAAAATCAAAACGTCAATGATAAGTACGCAAATTAAAGTACTATTTTAACAAGTGGGCGCTCCGGTAAAATCCGGAGCTGTGGTCGCGTACGTACGAGGCCGGCTCAGGCAGCGCCGCGGGCAGCCGGGCCGCCGCGAGGACCCCGCAGGCCAAGATGGCGGCGCCCGTGCGGCAGGCGCGCGGCCTGCTGGGGCTGGCAGCGGCCCTGGCCCCGGGCTCCCGTAGCTACCGTGCGCGGCCGCCCCCGCGCCGGCGGCCGGGGCCCTGGTGGCCGGACCCGGAGGACCCGCTGACCCCGCGCTGGCAGCTGGGGCCGCGCCACGCCGCCAAGCAGTTCGCGCGGCACGGCGCCGCCTCCGGGGTGGCCCCCGGCTCGCTGTGGCCGTCACCCGAAGAGCTGCGCGAGCTGGAGGCGGAGGAGCGAGAATGGCACCCGAGCTTGGCGGCCATGCAGGAGTCGCTGCGGGTGCAGCAGCTGGCCGCGGAACGGGAGCGGCAGGCCAGGTGCGTGCGTGCGGGGTTTGTGCGCATGCTCTTTGGCTGTAAAACGCAAATTCAGGATAAAGTTCTGTAGGCGCTtagctgcaatttttttttcccgTTTTTGTGGCCCTGGAGTTTGTACTCAGGActttcaggcttgcaaagcaggcgctctactgcacgatccacacctccagttcatttttcactgcttattttggagatggggtctggagacctagttgctggggctggcctcgaaccgtgatcctccttatgtcagcctcccaagtagctaggattgattaCAGGTgttgagccacaggtgcccggcGTCATCTGTGTGTCTTTACTGTGTGCAAGGCCAGGCGCTAAGGATAtggcagaaaacaaaacagacaaaatcgTTTCAGATGGCGATGGAGGAGCTTAGAAAGATAAAATAGGGTGAAGGGTGGTGCATGCCGGAGGACCTGTCTGGGGAGGCGATGTTTAAGCAGAGTCCTGGCTGACCGGATGTAGTTAAGGG
The sequence above is drawn from the Castor canadensis chromosome 14, mCasCan1.hap1v2, whole genome shotgun sequence genome and encodes:
- the Gadd45gip1 gene encoding large ribosomal subunit protein mL64 yields the protein MAAPVRQARGLLGLAAALAPGSRSYRARPPPRRRPGPWWPDPEDPLTPRWQLGPRHAAKQFARHGAASGVAPGSLWPSPEELRELEAEEREWHPSLAAMQESLRVQQLAAERERQAREQLIAERMAQMPQMIENWRQQKRERWEKAQADKERKARLQAEAQERLGYHVDPRSARFQELLQDLEKQERKRLKEEKQRQKKEARAAAMAASAAQDPAASGAPSS